Below is a window of Humulus lupulus chromosome 2, drHumLupu1.1, whole genome shotgun sequence DNA.
CGTTTGAAATTATTGGAGACAAATTTCACTGGTTTAACTGGTCATGTTAGATTTAATTTAGACAGCAGGAATATCATTAGTAGCGGTTATGAAGTCATTAACATTGACAATATGAAGATTAATAGACTTGGTTTTTGGTCTGAAGTCACTGGATTTTCAGTTTCTCCACCAGAAACCCTGAAAGCAAATCAGAATGGATCTTCAATTTTGGATCAAAAGCTTGACAATGCTACTTGGCCTGGTGGAGGCACAGAAACACCACGTGGTTGGGTGATTGCGGTTAATGAAAGACCTTTGAGAATTGTAGTGCCAAACAGAACAAGTTTTAAGGATTTTGTTACAGTATACCATCCTCATGATATCAGGGGATACTGTATTGATGTGTTCCTTGAAGCGCGAAAATTGATCCCTTATGATGTTCCTTATACATTTGAGCCTTTTGGAGATGGTCATTCCAATCCCAAATACGATCAGCTTTCAAAACTGGTTGCAGATGGTGTAAGTAGAACTTGTCCACTCAGTGTAAATTATATTTGTCCACTCAGTGTAAATTATATCTTGAATTGTAGTTTTATCCTGTATTTGCAGAGCTTTGTTTCTGATATAATTAAGCTTGGTGACAGGTATTTGATGCTGCTGTTGGGGACATTGCAATTGTCAAGAACCGGACAGCGATGGTAGATTTCTCTCAGCCTTATGCTAGTACTGGTCTTGTGATAGTGGCACCTATAAGCCGTCCACAGTCAAATGCTTGGGTGTTTCTCAAGCCATTTTCCTGGGAGTTGTGGTGTGTCACAATAGCTTCTTTTCTGATGATTGCAATCGTTATTTGGACTCTTGAACATCGAGTCAACGATGATTTTCGTGGTCCTCCTGGAAGGCAACTTGTAACAATGTTTCTGTAAGTCATATTAGTGTCTGTCATTATTAGGGTAGAATTTCTTGATATACATAGGAGACTAGTCTAAAGCTCAATTTAACTGTTTCATCATTGCAGTTTTAGCTTCTCAACATTGTTCAAGAGAAACCGTAAGGATTCCTTCACCTTCTGCAATCTAAATATTTACTTAGTACTTTTGTGAACAACATCAACTCCTTACAACAATTTCAAATGGTTCATCATATTACAGAAGAAGATACTGTGAGCCCACTTGGGCGGATGGTGATGGTGGTATGGCTTTTCCTCTTGATGGTGGTTACATCAAGCTACACAGCAAGCTTAACTTCAATCCTTACAATACAACAGCTTCCTTCTTCGATCACTGGAATTGATAGCTTGTTGGCAACCGAATCGCCTATTGGTTACCAAGTAGGCTCATTTGTGTATAACTATCTGACTGAGATTCTTTTCATACCAAGGAAAAGACTTATTTCACTACGGTCTCCAGAAGAGTACGAAAGGGCACTGAGGCTGGGACCAAGTGCTGGAGGTGTGGTGGCCATCATAGATGAGCTGCCTTATGTTGAATTGTTTCTATCAGACCAAACTGATTTTGGAATAGTTGGACAGCCATTCACCCGGGGTGGATGGGGATTTGTAAGTATATAGCTATCTCATAAAAGTTGGTTTTGTAATGATCTTGTTATTATGCCATTTTCTTACTTAGTTATCTTAATTTACCACATCAGGCTTTTCAAAGAGACTCTCCTCTGGCTGTGGACATGTCAACTGCAATCTTGAAACTTTCTGAGACTGGAAAACTCCAGGAGATTCACAAGCATTGGTTTTGTAAGATAGGGTGTCCTGGTGATAATGAACAAGACAATGAGCCTAACCAGCTTCATTTGATCAGCTTCTGGGGTCTATATCTACTATGTGGAGCCTTTTGTCTTGCTGCCCTTGTAATATTTCTTCTCAGAATGATTTACCAATTCGTCCGGTACAAACGCCATGAGAATCAGAATGTTGCCTCTCTTCCACATTCTCCTACAAGAGCATCATCAGGTCACTGTTCTGGTGTCATTTCTAGCTTTGTTGACTTTGTTGATGAGAGGGAAGAATCTATCAAGAACATGTTTTCTCAGGCTAGTAGACCTCATCAAGAATCAATTTCAGAGAACACTAGATCAATAAAAATGTAAATAACGATATAGTAGTGCTAAggatttagtttttttaatttattttctttttatacgGTGATTTGTTTGTAACACAAGCAAAACGTTTTGTAGATCATGTAGTAACAGTAGTGCTCTGTTACACTTTCCCCTGTACAGATATATATCCCTCTTTTTGAATGATGACATGAATGTCATATACACATATATAggcataataatattaatatatctCGGTTCTGACATGTTCTTTTTGCTGTTATGATTTCCTTCAATTTCTACACTCTAGTACTCTACATAAAATAGGGTAGTAGCCAGTACATTGTGTTTCATTAAACACTCATAAAGTTCTTCGTGATTGTGTGATccaattcaatttttttattctttctaaataGTAAATAGTAAATAGTTACGTGTGTAAAGAATATAATAGAAAAGTCATTTATTGATGACTATCGTTCAATGTGAATATGGTGATGATTCTTTCATTTATTTCGTATTGATATGTGAACAAAGCAATGATGTAATATGTATAATAAATCTCTGAAATATTACATAAGTAAGTCAAAGTCAATCTTAAGCTTAAttagaaatattattattacatggGCTTATACAATTTTAGTATGCTCTATTTTTTTAGTACCAATTTAGATTTTTggtttaaataattataaacagttgtaaattaaaacaaaaatggtGCCCTATCTTAATCTTTTTGTATTCTTCTTACTTTTAATcactctcttcttttttttttatgaacttCATTTGTTACAGgagaacaacaacaaaaatttagACTATTTTTGAGTTTATTATTGATAAGTTTAGTCGAGGGTactattttcttaccaatttataaaataaatgattTAAAAGTCGCAATCCAAATTGGTATTAAGAGAAAAGTAAAACAGATTGAATCAAAATACTATAAATTGAATAGAAGTGAAGTGTGAAAAAAAGTGACTAGGATGGTATGTATTGTTTTGATACCCACCAAAGGCCTTATCAAGAGGCAGGCCCACAGCACTCAGACAAATTTGAAAgaaagaatatgtccaaaacAATACCAAGTGAAGTGAGCCACTTCATAAGGGCACAAATGTCCACCACACCCCACATTATAATTACACCATGCTTTTAACTTTGTGAGCACTTGTTTATGTTGTTTTGTTTCATCATTAAACTTGTATAATGAAAATGAAGTGACCAATGACAATGACAATATATTGTTTAAGTTGTGGTCTACATGTTAGGTTATATATAGCTACAAAATAATACTGAATGTATGTATGTATGAATGAATCAACTACCCTTTTAGGTTTTCAACATGTGCTCTCAATTTGTCATTACATTCACAAGATTCCATTTTCTCTACCCATTTTTTTCTTCACTTCTATAGTGAGATACTTTTTGGTAGTGGAGCCCATTTTATTGATTCTTCAATTCAAAACCAAGTTGAAGTTGGGTTCTTATTTGATTGGGAAAATCTAATCAACTTTGCATTGCACTACTCTCAAATTCTGTATATAAACTTAATGAGGTAATCATGAAAAATTTTGCTTAATTATTTATGTGCCAATAAGAAAGTAATTAAGTTAAAAGGGTATTTGTTTGAGTAGTTGAGTCACCTTGAAAAATATAGAGAGATTTATGATGAATGTAATATTAAACTCAAGTGTATAAAATTGTTCACTTTACTCTTAAAATACATGGATGCCTacgaaaattattaattttactcCCTACAAAATTGAAACAAACATGAGaagtattttaaattttcattcccACTATCACTTTACATCATATCAAATATCTCTAATGGattgtttgttttgagtagttgagttgttTTGGAAAGTGTAAAAGTACTTAAGATGAATGTGATATTAAACTCTTGTATACAAAATAATTCACTTTACtcttaaaatacatataaagctcACACACATTAttaattttaccattttaaaatttaaatcacaccTAACAACAAGagttttaaattattatttccaCAGTTACTTTACCATGTACCAAACACCCGTAACAGTAATCTAAAACCGTGCTGACTTTGTCATATGTATAGCATTAATTATTATGGTCCTCACCACATCTGAAGTCAAATTATTGTACTCAGACAGATGGggttatttatttgaaattagtaaaaataaaaataaaaagtgagaGTTCCGTACTAAATATGTACGTGGCTCTTATATAAGCATGGTGTTTTGTAAGTACTTTGGTAAGTGGGGACACATTCACGTGTTTAATTAGCTAACTTCCATGTGTATACTCGGCCGTGTTCCCTCTATTGTCTACGACTACGTACCTAACATTATTGCCTTTGGAATTAATAGTATTTATCACAAATACTATAATAAGATCACCCACACATTAAGATGAAATTTTTATAGCCAAGAGGTGAAGATTTCCAATCTCCTTTCATAAGAattcttttattatatatataaatatagtacTCCTAATTAAGGGTGTGTATtgtttggattttatgtttttacaaaaccacatttttttatataattaattcattattaataaagtagtggatatttacatgttttattacatgattaattattactaatacaaacatttataaaatctcgaacatatgtaTACTCGGTCATAAtaaattataattgtaattatatgtttaaaagtattttatcctaagattaaatcagtattAAATTTTTACTAGTtgggtaatctacgataagatctacttacatatCTGGTGTGTGTCATATCTATGACATTagccaagtagataagatcagatgtattttgttacattagactggatcgatattgattttgataagataagtaagtatcattattatcaAATCTAGCTATATCACAACGCTGAGCATAACTCAATTCAATCTTAACTCTGAGTGACTAATAttttgctaattgtattattcattccttttgatttgttcgttgcCAGGTTATCCTACGGACTAGCttatacttacatattggagattttgtagtataattgagtgagaatatttatcatagacatgaaatctatagcttctgtttatgaagtgaaacgatgatttccttatggCTTGGTTCAAGTGTTCAATGATAGAGacttatttctgtaattaagtttatgaaaatatcatttacaaggaatttagtgatagttaaggataaaatacaaataaggggtaaaacagtaattttcacttgtctcattagtagatcatctatagaggattgcatgatgattatggttataacaatatataacgtatttacattttgtgtaaagcgttctatgaattcaagagtacaattctaAGTCTATTGtgtagtcacgaggaattaataaggtagagagcttatttgttataaataaattaatggtaacttattgaagcttgagttcatggatctatggtccccatgtcatctcttataaaAAATTGAACATaatagtcttgaataattaagttaattattaattgtaaaaaatatatcatattgactaggtcaattaaaataataatgttaaattatttattgatattttgtgagaaaagaaatagaagaaactttgagatttctattgcaaagtctcaaaaagagagtattatagccaattgagacaattttgttaatattgatatatttgtattaatattaataaaatgaattaaataatgatcaaaattataattggttaattttgacaagtatttaattaattataattattaaataattaaaaataaaatgggaaactaaaatctattttatgtcctagctaattgcctatatatactagttaGGTCAGATGGTCAGATGAATTTAATAAAGTAAAAATTCAccactaatattctatacctagtcgtccactctctcttagttttctctctaggaattctcttcttatgtgttgagacttacacacacaaacactaggttgttttagataAAGACTTAGAAGACTGTGGTCTTGTTTTAAAGCGATTTGGATTttcttgcaatacctagcattcaataAGTACAAAAGGTTAGAGAATCCAAAAATTGTAGTCATTATTCTACTACGCATCCCATAAATACTTTATGTTATTATATTTACGtattttttgtaatattaatatgatttgtatgattttatattttttattatgtatattatttaaaaaatatatttacagtAAACATGCGTGTagtaaatatatttatagttgGTAGTGGTAGTTATGTCTTATTTTTTTTGGGGAGAGAATGtattgtaaaaataaaaattattcatTAACATGCATGCATTGTTATATGTAAggaactaaaaaaaatatttatttattatattttatagcTAGTCGAAAAATATCTGAGATAATatgacaaataaaataaatatgtgtCACATCCCGTTAATGGCATCTCTGGCTGCATGAGTTATGATCAAGATAATTACAATTGATCTAATAAAATCTTAATatcgaaatttaaaaaaaaaaaaaaaaacagtttatgATAGgctttttgttttttatatatGGTGATAGGCTGATAGTGAGAGCCAATTTGTTCGAACATTTTTTTGCATTTATTTTCGTTATGGAATTGGAATATGGATACGTGCTTAAATTTAATTCCTTTTATTTCAGCCAAACAAATTTCAACAATAGTCAAAtcaatattttctattattattattatgtcacCTTAAATAGTATTAGAATACCTTTCAAAAAAATAGtattctttttttatttctttgCCCAGTCTCAATCAATGGCTGTAGTTATTTTGCGGCTGTTACTATTCGTTTATTACGTACTTTAAGAATGTTTAGTGATTTACATATGAATTAAAATATTCGACAAATAATAAATTGCAGTACCCATGATTAGGGTATCCCTTCTCCTttgtataaaaaatgtgtagacgGAAATTTTtcgtttttattattttgtttttgttaattttaataaaatattctgaATATTTGActgaatatatatttaaaattaattaaaaataaataattattaattatattaatataaatttaaatattataaaatattatttttataataatatttaatataaaattacatatttaataactatattaatataaaaaattcaaattcaaatgttattaattattattattataataatacataatataagactaaatatttaataattatattaatataaatttaaatgttatcaaaatttattattataataatatataatcataatttttactaattatattaatatgaatttaaatactataaaatattattattataatcaaatattattattattatcaaattTCACTGGTTTAACTGGTCATGTTAGATTTAATTTAGACAGCAGGAATATCATTAGTAGCGGTTATGAAGTCATTAACATTGACAATATGAAGATTAATAGACTTGGTTTTTGGTCTGAAGTCACTGGATTTTCAGTTTCTCCACCAGAAACCCTGAAAGCAAACCAGAATGGATCTTCAATTTTGGATCAAAAGCTTGACAATGCTACTTGGCCTGGTGGAGGCACAGAAACACCACGTGGTTGGGTGATTGCGGTTAATGAAAGACCTTTGAGAATTGTAGTGCCAAACAGAACAAGTTTTAAGGATTTTGTTACAGTATACCATCCTCATGATATCAGGGGATACTGTATTGATGTGTTCCTTGAAGCGCGAAAATTGATCCCTTATGATGTTCCTTATACATTTGAGCCTTTTGGAGATGGTCATTCCAATCCCAAATACGATCAGCTTTCAAAACTGGTTGCAGATGGTGTAAGTAGAACTTGTCCACTCAGTGTAAATTATATCTTGAATTGTAGTTTTATCATGTATTTGCAGAGCTTTGTTTCTGATATAATTAAGCTTGGTGACAGGTATTTGATGCTGCTGTTGGGGACATTGCAATTGTCAAGAACCGGACAGCGATGGTAGATTTCTCTCAGCCTTATGCTAGTACTGGTCTTGTGATAGTGGCACCTATAAGCCGTCCACAGTCAAATGCTTGGGTGTTTCTCAAGCCATTTTCCTGGGAGTTGTGGTGTGTCACAATAGCTTCTTTTCTGATGATTGCAATCGTTATTTGGACTCTTGAACATCGAGTCAACGATGATTTTCGTGGTCCTCCTGGAAGGCAACTTGTAACAATGTTTCTGTAAGTCATATTAGTGTCTGTCATTATTAGGGTAGAATTTCTTGATATACATAGGAGACTAGTCTAAAGCTCAATTTAACTCTTTCATCATTGCAGTTTTAGCTTCTCAACATTGTTCAAGAGAAACCGTAAGGATTCCTTCACCTTCTGCAATCTAAATATTTACTTAGTACTTTTGTGAACAACATCAACTCCTTACAACAATTTCAAATGGTTCATCATATTACAGAAGAAGATACTGTGAGCCCACTTGGGCGGATGGTGATGGTGGTATGGCTTTTCCTCTTGATGGTGGTTACATCAAGCTACACAGCAAGCTTAACTTCAATCCTTACAATACAACAGCTTCCTTCTTCGATCACTGGAATTGATAGCTTGTTGGCAACCGAATCGCCTATTGGTTACCAAGTAGGCTCATTTGTGTATAACTATCTGACTGAGATTCTTTTCATACCAAGGAAAAGACTTATTTCACTACGGTCTCCAGAAGAGTACGAAAGGGCACTGAGGCTGGGACCAAGTGCTGGAGGTGTGGTGGCCATCATAGATGAGCTGCCTTATGTTGAATTGTTTCTATCAGACCAAACTGATTTTGGAATAGTTGGACAGCCATTCACCCGGGGTGGATGGGGATTTGTAAGTATATAGCTATCTCATAAAAGTTGGTTTTGTAATGATCTTGTTATTATGCCATTTTCTTACTTAGTTATCTTAATTTACCACATCAGGCTTTTCAAAGAGATTCTCCTCTGGCTGTGGACATGTCAACTGCAATCTTGAAACTTTCTGAGACTGGAAAACTCCAGGAGATTCACAAGCATTGGTTTTGTAAGATAGGGTGTCCTGGTGATAATGAACAAGACAATGAGCCTAACCAGCTTCATTTGATCAGCTTCTGGGGTCTATATCTACTATGTGGAGCCTCTTGTCTTGCTGCCCTTGTAATATTTCTTCTCAGAATGATTTACCAATTCGTCCGGTACAAACGCCATGAGAATCAGAATGTTGCCTCTCTTCCACATTCTCCTACAAGAGCATCATCAGGTCACTGTTCTGGTGTCATTTCTAGCTTTGTTGACTTTGTTGATGAGAGGGAAGAATCTATCAAGAACATGTTTTCTCAGGCTAGTAGACCTCATCAAGAATCAATTTCAGAGAACACTAGATCAATAAAAATGTAAATAACGATATAGTAGTACTAAggatttatttttttcatttattttctttttatacgGTGATTTGTTTGTAACACAAGCAAAACGTTTTGTAGATCATGCAGTAACAGTAGTGCTCTGTTACACTTTCCCCTGTACAGATATATATCCCTCTTTTTGAATGATGACATGAATGTCATATACACATATATAggcataataatattaatatatctCGGTTCTGACATGTTCTTTTTGCTGTTATGATTTCCTTCAATTTCTACACTCTAGTACTCTACATAAAATAGGGTAGTAGCCAGTACATTGTGTTTCATTAAACACTCATAAAGTTCTTCGTGATTGTGTGATccaattcaatttttttattctttttaaatagtaAATAGTTATGTGTGTAAAGAATATAATAAAAAGTCATTTATTGATGACTATAGTTTAATGTGAATATGGTGATGATTCTTTCGTTTATTTCGTATTGATATGTGAACAAAGCAATGAcgtaatatatataataaatctcTGAAATATTACATAAGTCAAAGTCAATCTTAAGCTTAAttagaaatattattattacatggGCTTATACAATTTTAGTATGCTCTATTTTTTTAGTACCAATTTAGATTTTTggtttaaataattataaacagttgtaaattaaaacaaaaacggTGCCCTATCTTAATCTTTTTGTATTCTTCTTACTTTTAAtcactctctttttttttttatgaacttCATTTGTTACAGtagaacaacaacaaaaatttagACTATGTTTTAGTTTATTATTGATTAAATTTGAATCGAGAGTactattttcttaccaatttataaaataaattatttaaaagtcGCAATCCAATTTGGTATTAAGAGAAAAGTAAAACAGattgaatcaaaatattataaatgGAATAGAAGTGAAGTGTGAAAAAAAGTGGCAAGGATGGTATCTATGGTTTTGATACCCACCAAAGGCCTTATCAAGAGGCAGGCCCACAGCACTCAGACAAATTTGAAAGAAGGAATATGTCCAAAACAATACCAAGTGAAGTGAGCCACTTCATAAGGGCACAATGTCCACCACACCCCACATTATAATTACACCATGCTTTTAACTTTGTGAGCACTTGTTTATGTTGTTTTGTTTCATTATTAAACTTGTATAATGAAAATGAAGTGACCAATGACAATGACAATATATTGTTTAAGTTGTGGTCTACATGTTAGCTTATATATAGCTACAAAATAATACTGAATGTATGTATGTATGAATGAATCAACTACCCTTTTAGGTTTTCAACATGTGCTCTCAATTTGTCATTTCATTCACAAGATTCCATTTTCTCTCCCCATTTTTTTCTTCACTTCTATGGTGAGATACTTTTTGGTAGTGGAGCCCATTTTATTGATTCTTCAATTCAAAACCCAGTTGAAGTTGGGTTCTTATTTTATTGGGAAAATCTAATCAACTTTGCATTGCCCTACTCTCAAATTCTGTACATAAACTTAATGAGGTAATCATGAAAATTTTTGCTTAATTATTTATGTGCCAATAAGAAAGTAATTAAGTTAAGGGGTGTTTGTTTGAGTAGTTGAGTGATATTGGAAAGTGTAAAAGAGCTTGGGATAAATGTAATATTAAACTCATGTGTATAAAATTGTTCACTTTACCTTTatgaaattattaattttactCTTAAAAATTTTGAACAAAACATAAAAAGTATTTTAAATTCTCATTCTCACTtttactttaccccataccaaacacccgTAAAGAGTATTTATTTTGAGTAATTGAGTTGTCTTAGAAAGTATAAAGAGACTCAGAATAAaagtaatattaaactcttgtgtacaaaaaaattcaatttacTCTTAAAATACATATGAGactcacacaaattattaacaTTCTACTCTTAAAATTTTTAATCAAACATACCATCTTTACTTTACCCAAAACCGTACTGACTTTGCCATATGTATAGCATTAATTATTATGGTCCTCACCTCATATGAAGTCAAACAGACAGACGGggttatttatttgaaattagtaaaaataaaaataaaaattgagagTTCCGTACTAAATATGTACGTGGCTCTTATATAAGCATGGTGTTTTGTAAGTACTTTGGTAAGTGGGCACACATTCACGTGTTTAATTAGCTAACTTCCATGTGTATACTCGGCCGTGTTCCCTCTATTGTCTACGACTACGTACCTAACATTATTGCCTTTGGAATTAATAGTCATGTCATATACTATTTATCACAAATACTATAATAAGATCACCCACACATTAAGATGAAATTTTTATAGCCAAGAGGTGAAGATTTCCAATCTCCTTTCATAAGAattcttttattatatatataaatatagtacTCCAAATTAAGGGTGTGTATTGTTTGGATTGTATGTTTttataaaaccacatttttttatataattaattcattattaataaagtagtggatatttacatgttttattacatgattaattattactaatacaaacgtttataaaatctcgaacatatgtaTACTCGGTCACAGtaaattataattgtaattatatgtttaaaagcattttatcctaagattaaatcagtattAGATTTTTACTGGTtgggtaatctacgataagatctatTTACATatctggtgtgatgtcatatcTATGACATTgatcaagtagataagatcagatgtattttgttacattagaCTTGATCGATATTGattttgataagataagtaagtatcattattatctaatctaactATATCACAACGTTGAGCATAACTCAATTCAATCTTAACTCTGAGTGactaatattctgctaattgtactattcattccttttgatttgttcgttgcCAGGTtatcctacggactagctcatacttacatattagagattttgtagtataattgagtgagaatatttatcatagacatgaaatctatagcttctgtttatgaagtgaaacgatgatttccttatggCTTGGTTCAAGTGTTCAATGATAGagactcatttctgtaattaagtttatgaaaatatcatttacaaggaacttagtgatagttaatgataaaataccaatgaggggtaaaacagtaattttcactcgtctcattagtagatcatctatagaggattgaataatgattatggttataacaatataTAACGTATTTACATATtgtgtaaagcgttctatgaattcaagagtacaattctaAGTCTATTGtgtagtcacgaggaattaataaggtagtgagtttatttgttataaataaattaatggtaacttattgaagcttgagttcatggatctatggtccccatgtcatctcttataaaAAATTGAACATAGTAGTATTgaataattaagttaattattaattgtaaaaaatatatcatattgactaggtcaattaaaataataatgttaaattatttattgatattttgtgagaaaagaaatagaaaaaactTTGAGATTtctattgcaaagtctcaaaaagagagtattatagccaattgagacaattttgttaatattgatatatttgtattaatattaataaaatgaattaaataatgatcaaaattataattagttaattttgataattatttaattaattataattattaaataattaaaaataaaatgggaAACTAAAATCTATTTTATAtcctagctaattgcctatatatactagttaGGTCAGATGAATTTAACAAAGTAAAAATTCAccactaatattctatacctagtcgCCCATTCTCTTTTAGTTTTCTCTTCTTATGTGTTGATACTTACACACACAAACACTATGTTGTTTTAGATAAAGACTTAGAAAactgtggtcttgtttcaaaaCGATTTGGATTTTCTTGCAATACCTCAATAAGCACAAAAGGTTAGGAAATCCAAAAATTATAGTCATTGTTCTGCTACGCATCTCATAAATACTCTATGTTATTATATTTACgtatttttgtaatattaatatgatttgtatgattttatattttttactatgtatattatttttaaaatatatttacag
It encodes the following:
- the LOC133817584 gene encoding glutamate receptor 3.7-like, coding for MMRLVRLFTLVLLFLCPGVVLCQRPGSVNIGAIFSFNSVIGRVAKPAIEAAVSDINADPRLLNGTKLNLIIEDANCSAFLGSIEAFQVLEQEVLAIIGPQSSAIAHILSEIANGLQVPLVSYGATDPTLSALQFPYFFRTTHSDALQMDAMASLIDFYGWKQVITIYVDNEYGRNGISALEDELEKRSLRIAYKLPLSTNFNSSHVAEMLNASKLFGTRVYVVHVDSDPSLKIFTVAKKLQMMTSNYVWFATDWLSSTIDSFSPRARNSLKSVQGVVSLRQHTLDSRKKQAFLSRWKDLKQTGLSSSEMNVYGLYAYDTVWAVAYAVDRFLNETGNMSFSLNDKLLSVNSTDLLLSKLRVFDGGSNLRLKLLETNFTGLTGHVRFNLDSRNIISSGYEVINIDNMKINRLGFWSEVTGFSVSPPETLKANQNGSSILDQKLDNATWPGGGTETPRGWVIAVNERPLRIVVPNRTSFKDFVTVYHPHDIRGYCIDVFLEARKLIPYDVPYTFEPFGDGHSNPKYDQLSKLVADGVFDAAVGDIAIVKNRTAMVDFSQPYASTGLVIVAPISRPQSNAWVFLKPFSWELWCVTIASFLMIAIVIWTLEHRVNDDFRGPPGRQLVTMFLFSFSTLFKRNQEDTVSPLGRMVMVVWLFLLMVVTSSYTASLTSILTIQQLPSSITGIDSLLATESPIGYQVGSFVYNYLTEILFIPRKRLISLRSPEEYERALRLGPSAGGVVAIIDELPYVELFLSDQTDFGIVGQPFTRGGWGFAFQRDSPLAVDMSTAILKLSETGKLQEIHKHWFCKIGCPGDNEQDNEPNQLHLISFWGLYLLCGAFCLAALVIFLLRMIYQFVRYKRHENQNVASLPHSPTRASSGHCSGVISSFVDFVDEREESIKNMFSQASRPHQESISENTRSIKM
- the LOC133817585 gene encoding glutamate receptor 3.7-like, translating into ILLLLSNFTGLTGHVRFNLDSRNIISSGYEVINIDNMKINRLGFWSEVTGFSVSPPETLKANQNGSSILDQKLDNATWPGGGTETPRGWVIAVNERPLRIVVPNRTSFKDFVTVYHPHDIRGYCIDVFLEARKLIPYDVPYTFEPFGDGHSNPKYDQLSKLVADGVFDAAVGDIAIVKNRTAMVDFSQPYASTGLVIVAPISRPQSNAWVFLKPFSWELWCVTIASFLMIAIVIWTLEHRVNDDFRGPPGRQLVTMFLFSFSTLFKRNQEDTVSPLGRMVMVVWLFLLMVVTSSYTASLTSILTIQQLPSSITGIDSLLATESPIGYQVGSFVYNYLTEILFIPRKRLISLRSPEEYERALRLGPSAGGVVAIIDELPYVELFLSDQTDFGIVGQPFTRGGWGFAFQRDSPLAVDMSTAILKLSETGKLQEIHKHWFCKIGCPGDNEQDNEPNQLHLISFWGLYLLCGASCLAALVIFLLRMIYQFVRYKRHENQNVASLPHSPTRASSGHCSGVISSFVDFVDEREESIKNMFSQASRPHQESISENTRSIKM